The following are encoded in a window of Microbacterium soli genomic DNA:
- a CDS encoding glutaredoxin domain-containing protein, with translation MLTVTVYTTGPSCIRCKMTKDVMGRKGVEFVEVDIRENTAAREYVVEELGYTEAPVVVVEDGTGEDHWSGFRPDQIDRIAAVNA, from the coding sequence ATGTTGACAGTCACCGTGTACACCACCGGCCCGAGCTGCATCCGCTGCAAGATGACCAAGGACGTCATGGGCCGCAAGGGCGTCGAGTTCGTCGAGGTCGACATCCGCGAGAACACCGCCGCACGCGAGTACGTGGTCGAGGAGCTGGGATACACCGAGGCACCCGTCGTCGTCGTCGAGGACGGCACCGGCGAAGATCACTGGTCGGGATTCCGGCCCGATCAGATCGACCGCATCGCCGCCGTAAATGCTTGA
- a CDS encoding single-stranded DNA-binding protein — MSYITRTGNLAETPTLREGDNGPYTYARVLVSDRLRQEDGSYTDGPTIGYDVAVSGNQAVNLIEAAERSGNIRVTFSGRYRVTEYKGEQGTRMQHEVRADEVSVSLRGQSVTVERAARADEPDSTPF; from the coding sequence ATGAGCTACATCACCCGCACCGGCAACCTGGCCGAGACCCCGACCCTGCGCGAGGGCGACAACGGGCCGTACACCTACGCCCGCGTCCTCGTCAGCGACCGGCTGCGCCAGGAGGACGGCAGCTACACCGACGGCCCGACCATCGGCTACGACGTCGCCGTGAGCGGCAACCAGGCTGTGAACCTCATCGAGGCGGCCGAGCGCAGCGGGAACATCCGCGTGACGTTCTCGGGCCGCTACCGCGTCACCGAGTACAAGGGCGAGCAGGGCACCCGCATGCAGCACGAGGTGCGCGCCGACGAGGTGAGCGTGAGCCTGCGCGGCCAGAGCGTCACCGTCGAGCGGGCCGCCCGCGCGGACGAGCCCGACAGCACGCCGTTCTGA
- a CDS encoding ParA family protein, translated as MTARIIALCNQKGGVGKSTTTFHLARAAVLRGQRVLVVDNDPQGNLTSVAAAETVGDDQAGLADALSSRAPESIRDVIVRGVWPGLDVVPTSGVILGSVRDELVVAGAGREGRLRAALAAVAADYDLILIDCAPSLDQLTINGLTAADAVTIVTHSKLFSANGLAQLLDTIDNVRQYYNPALRVAGVIVNQHEEQTVSGRTWLDELHAAAGARELRVLTPPIPKRVVISDATEAARGLDEWGSAEATALGAIYTDHLTAIEGVTS; from the coding sequence GTGACCGCTCGAATCATCGCCCTCTGCAACCAGAAGGGCGGCGTCGGTAAGTCGACGACGACGTTCCACCTCGCGCGCGCGGCCGTGCTGCGCGGGCAGCGCGTGCTCGTCGTCGACAACGACCCGCAAGGCAACCTGACCTCAGTCGCGGCCGCCGAGACGGTCGGAGACGACCAGGCAGGGCTTGCCGACGCCCTCAGCTCACGCGCGCCCGAGAGCATCCGAGACGTGATCGTGCGCGGCGTATGGCCCGGCCTCGACGTCGTGCCGACGTCGGGCGTGATCCTCGGTTCCGTGCGCGACGAGCTCGTGGTCGCCGGAGCGGGCCGAGAAGGTCGCCTGCGCGCGGCGCTGGCCGCCGTGGCGGCCGACTACGACCTGATCCTGATCGACTGCGCACCGAGCCTCGACCAGCTCACCATCAACGGCCTCACCGCCGCCGATGCCGTGACGATCGTCACCCACTCCAAGCTGTTCAGCGCCAACGGGCTCGCGCAGCTCCTCGACACGATCGACAACGTGCGCCAGTACTACAACCCCGCGCTGCGCGTGGCAGGCGTCATCGTCAACCAGCACGAGGAGCAGACCGTCAGCGGCCGCACCTGGCTCGACGAGCTGCACGCGGCCGCCGGAGCCCGCGAGTTGCGCGTGCTCACGCCACCGATCCCCAAGCGCGTCGTCATCAGCGACGCCACCGAGGCCGCTCGCGGCCTCGACGAGTGGGGGAGCGCCGAGGCGACCGCGCTCGGCGCGATCTACACCGACCACCTGACCGCCATCGAAGGAGTCACGTCATGA
- a CDS encoding ParB family protein, which yields MSTRPAPRKSSLAGSSPVAPPAQPAQPATPEPDVVPAAAQPAAPKPARATSSTSDKTKYRHKVSFYQHPDDTARVRGAILHTQVSEGARTLSQFVNDAVLAEVERLEAKYNNGQPFPAVGARELPQGRPMGE from the coding sequence ATGAGCACCCGTCCCGCCCCGCGTAAGTCCAGCCTCGCCGGATCGAGCCCGGTCGCCCCGCCGGCACAGCCGGCACAGCCGGCGACGCCCGAACCCGACGTCGTGCCGGCGGCCGCGCAGCCCGCGGCACCGAAGCCGGCACGCGCCACCAGCTCAACGAGCGACAAGACGAAGTACCGGCACAAGGTGAGCTTCTACCAGCACCCCGACGACACGGCGCGCGTGCGCGGTGCGATCCTGCACACCCAGGTCTCGGAGGGAGCGCGCACGCTCAGCCAGTTCGTCAACGACGCCGTGCTGGCCGAGGTCGAGCGGCTGGAAGCCAAGTACAACAACGGCCAGCCGTTCCCGGCTGTGGGAGCCCGCGAGCTGCCACAGGGCCGACCGATGGGGGAGTGA
- the sul1 gene encoding sulfonamide-resistant dihydropteroate synthase Sul1, producing the protein MVTVFGILNLTEDSFFDESRRLDPAGAVTAAIEMLRVGSDVVDVGPAASHPDARPVSPADEIRRIAPLLDALSDQMHRVSIDSFQPETQRYALKRGVGYLNDIQGFPDPALYPDIAEADCRLVVMHSAQRDGIATRTGHLRPEDALDEIVRFFEARVSALRRSGVAADRLILDPGMGFFLSPAPETSLHVLSNLQKLKSALGLPLLVSVSRKSFLGATVGLPVKDLGPASLAAELHAIGNGADYVRTHAPGDLRSAITFSETLAKFRSRDARDRGLDHA; encoded by the coding sequence ATGGTGACGGTGTTCGGCATTCTGAATCTCACCGAGGACTCCTTCTTCGATGAGAGCCGGCGGCTAGACCCCGCCGGCGCTGTCACCGCGGCGATCGAAATGCTGCGAGTCGGATCAGACGTCGTGGATGTCGGACCGGCCGCCAGCCATCCGGACGCGAGGCCTGTATCGCCGGCCGATGAGATCAGACGTATTGCGCCGCTCTTAGACGCCCTGTCCGATCAGATGCACCGTGTTTCAATCGACAGCTTCCAACCGGAAACCCAGCGCTATGCGCTCAAGCGCGGCGTGGGCTACCTGAACGATATCCAAGGATTTCCTGACCCTGCGCTCTATCCCGATATTGCTGAGGCGGACTGCAGGCTGGTGGTTATGCACTCAGCGCAGCGGGATGGCATCGCCACCCGCACCGGTCACCTTCGACCCGAAGACGCGCTCGACGAGATTGTGCGGTTCTTCGAGGCGCGGGTTTCCGCCTTGCGACGGAGCGGGGTCGCTGCCGACCGGCTCATCCTCGATCCGGGGATGGGATTTTTCTTGAGCCCCGCACCGGAAACATCGCTGCACGTGCTGTCGAACCTTCAAAAGCTGAAGTCGGCGTTGGGGCTTCCGCTATTGGTCTCGGTGTCGCGGAAATCCTTCTTGGGCGCCACCGTTGGCCTTCCTGTAAAGGATCTGGGTCCAGCGAGCCTTGCGGCGGAACTTCACGCGATCGGCAATGGCGCTGACTACGTCCGCACCCACGCGCCTGGAGATCTGCGAAGCGCAATCACCTTCTCGGAAACCCTCGCGAAATTTCGCAGTCGCGACGCCAGAGACCGAGGGTTAGATCATGCCTAG
- a CDS encoding quaternary ammonium compound efflux SMR transporter QacE delta 1, giving the protein MKGWLFLVIAIVGEVIATSALKSSEGFTKLAPSAVVIIGYGIAFYFLSLVLKSIPVGVAYAVWSGLGVVIITAIAWLLHGQKLDAWGFVGMGLIIAAFLLARSPSWKSLRRPTPW; this is encoded by the coding sequence ATGAAAGGCTGGCTTTTTCTTGTTATCGCAATAGTTGGCGAAGTAATCGCAACATCCGCATTAAAATCTAGCGAGGGCTTTACTAAGCTTGCCCCTTCCGCCGTTGTCATAATCGGTTATGGCATCGCATTTTATTTTCTTTCTCTGGTTCTGAAATCCATCCCTGTCGGTGTTGCTTATGCAGTCTGGTCGGGACTCGGCGTCGTCATAATTACAGCCATTGCCTGGTTGCTTCATGGGCAAAAGCTTGATGCGTGGGGCTTTGTAGGTATGGGGCTCATAATTGCTGCCTTTTTGCTCGCCCGATCCCCATCGTGGAAGTCGCTGCGGAGGCCGACGCCATGGTGA
- a CDS encoding IS6-like element IS6100 family transposase yields MTDFKWRHFQGDVILWAVRWYCRYPISYRDLEEMLAERGISVDHTTIYRWVQCYAPEMEKRLRWFWRRGFDPSWRLDETYVKVRGKWTYLYRAVDKRGDTIDFYLSPTRSAKAAKRFLGKALRGLKHWEKPATLNTDKAPSYGAAITELKREGKLDRETAHRQVKYLNNVIEADHGKLKILIKPVRGFKSIPTAYATIKGFEVMRALRKGQARPWCLQPGIRGEVRLVERAFGIGPSALTEAMGMLNHHFAAAA; encoded by the coding sequence ATGACGGATTTCAAGTGGCGCCATTTCCAGGGTGATGTGATCCTGTGGGCGGTGCGCTGGTATTGTCGCTATCCGATCAGCTATCGCGACCTTGAGGAAATGCTGGCGGAACGCGGCATTTCGGTCGACCATACGACGATCTATCGCTGGGTCCAGTGCTACGCCCCGGAGATGGAGAAGCGGCTGCGCTGGTTCTGGCGGCGTGGCTTTGATCCGAGCTGGCGCCTGGATGAAACCTACGTCAAGGTGCGGGGCAAGTGGACCTACCTGTACCGGGCAGTCGACAAGCGGGGCGACACGATCGATTTCTACCTGTCGCCGACCCGCAGCGCCAAGGCAGCGAAGCGGTTCCTGGGCAAGGCCCTGCGAGGCCTGAAGCACTGGGAAAAGCCTGCCACGCTCAATACCGACAAAGCGCCGAGCTATGGTGCAGCGATCACCGAATTGAAGCGCGAAGGAAAGCTGGACCGGGAGACGGCCCACCGGCAGGTGAAGTATCTCAATAACGTGATCGAGGCCGATCACGGAAAGCTCAAGATACTGATCAAGCCGGTGCGCGGTTTCAAATCGATCCCCACGGCCTATGCCACGATCAAGGGATTCGAAGTCATGCGAGCCCTGCGCAAAGGACAGGCTCGCCCCTGGTGCCTGCAGCCCGGCATCAGGGGCGAGGTGCGCCTTGTGGAGAGAGCTTTTGGCATTGGGCCCTCGGCGCTGACGGAGGCCATGGGCATGCTCAACCACCATTTCGCAGCAGCCGCCTGA
- the erm gene encoding 23S ribosomal RNA methyltransferase Erm, giving the protein MPRSSHGGRHELGQNFLIHTPTISKITALVTATKGPILELGAGDGALTRPLAQLGRPVTAIDLDEHRIAGLRRALPDVKINHADALTVPLDHPVIVGNIPFHLTTPILRRLLRVGTWTQAVLLTQWEVARKRCGIGGSTMLTAQTAPWFTFDLHGRVPSWGFRPRPSVDGGIIQISRRKDPLIPGSQRTRYQQFVRAVFTGRGRTLDRVIANASHIDPGRARQLLRQCGVDTRALPRDLTPEQWAGIWNAIPE; this is encoded by the coding sequence ATGCCTCGTTCATCCCACGGTGGCCGCCACGAACTCGGCCAAAACTTCCTCATCCACACACCCACAATCAGCAAGATCACCGCTCTAGTCACCGCGACGAAAGGGCCGATACTCGAACTTGGCGCTGGAGACGGCGCACTCACGAGACCTCTCGCCCAGCTCGGCAGGCCGGTGACCGCGATTGACCTCGATGAGCACCGGATCGCTGGCCTCCGCCGCGCGCTGCCGGATGTGAAAATCAATCACGCCGACGCGCTCACCGTCCCTCTCGACCACCCCGTGATCGTGGGGAACATCCCCTTCCATCTCACCACCCCGATCCTGCGCCGACTTCTCCGCGTCGGCACCTGGACTCAGGCGGTGCTCCTTACGCAATGGGAGGTCGCCCGCAAACGCTGCGGGATCGGTGGCTCCACCATGTTGACCGCACAAACCGCGCCCTGGTTCACCTTCGACCTCCACGGCCGGGTTCCCTCCTGGGGTTTCCGACCACGCCCCAGCGTCGATGGCGGCATCATCCAGATCAGCAGGCGCAAAGATCCGCTGATTCCCGGCTCGCAGCGCACCCGGTACCAACAGTTCGTACGCGCGGTATTCACCGGCCGAGGCAGAACCCTCGACCGTGTCATCGCGAACGCGAGCCACATCGACCCCGGCCGAGCCCGGCAACTCCTGAGGCAGTGCGGCGTCGATACACGCGCACTGCCGAGGGACCTGACACCGGAGCAGTGGGCCGGAATCTGGAACGCGATACCTGAGTAG